Genomic DNA from Deltaproteobacteria bacterium:
CCATCATGCGGAGAAATAGAGACAAATGGATTTACAAGTCCTGAACTTGTAGATAACCATGTATTGCCATTGTCAATGCTTTTATAGACCCCGCCGCCCTCTGTTCCAATGAAGATGTTCCCGTGATTATCCTCAACTACTGATGTGATAATACCTCCAAATGGACCAATTGCCATGATATGTTCATTGCCAGCAAATGCATTTGGCACAGACAACAAGAAAAGAATATATACAGTGTATATGACCTTCATTCCTTAACTCCTTTGTAATTGTAATCATAAAAGATAAAATATACTATCAGAGATAATGCAAATATAGGTATTAAAATATTATACGGTATAATAGTTGCTTTTAGATATAATAAAAGACCGCTGACAGCAGCAAAGAAAAAACTTGTCCAGTTTACTGTCTTGACAATATTTGCAGGAAGCCTTTTAACCACCTTTCCTAACAACATTACAATAAGAAAGAGTATTACTAATGTTAAAATCAGATACGCTATGTGCATCTTTATCTCCTTTTGATAACCTCTATCTGTGAAGGGTTATCTACTATAATCTCAGGGCCATTATATTCCTGTATCTTTCCTGTTACCACAATCTCCTTATTTTTGTATAAATCAAAAGATGTTATGCCATTTCTGTTAAATTTGACCTTATCCTTACGAAATATAACTACAGTAAAATCCTTTTTATAGTCATTCCCAAAATTTAAGAAAGTTGCTTTATCAGTATTAAAGATGCCAACTACCCTCCCCTTAACACTGATTACTTTGCCAATATATTTGCTTGCATCAATTGCTGATATTACCTTGCTGTCTTTTGCAAATTTTTTATCAACTGACCATATCCCTATCTTGCCTTTTATGGCTTCTCTTTCATACCTTTCAAATTCCTCCTTTTTTTCTATTCCGCATGGAGATATAATAAAAACTCTGGCATACCCTTCTTTAACCAGAACTGCGTTTACAAGGCTGCCCCCTGTATAAACCCATGCCAATATCCTTCCATACTTATCCCTTGGCTCAGATTTACATATAACAAGTTTTATTTTCTTGCCTTCTACAAGTTTCCTGTTTCTATCTTTTGCCTCTTCATAAAATGCCTGTCCAATTTCAGGTGTATCAATGCCAATATATCTTACGCGGCTGTGGTTTTTAATCTCAATGGTATCTCCATCTATAATCTTATATGCCTCTGTTTCAAGATAATCTTTTAAATTATGAGATGCTGCTTGTGTATCTTCATTTTTTAAATAACTGTAAAAAATGGTGCTGATTATACTGACAATAATAACAACAAATAAACTTTTCTTTTTCATTTTCTGTTATATTTAAAAAAAATCTTACCATTTTTCCCTAAATTCATGGATACTTGTTTGAAGGGATATTATCTTATCTTTTATCTCTGATGAGTCGTTCTTATCAGATGCAATTATTTCCATAAGTTCATCCAATCCTTTGTCAATAACAGCATTTACCTTATTATAATCCGTTGACATCTCTTCAAAATTATTTATCATCTCATTCATATATCCTGTAAATTCTTTCACATGAAGGTCATCATTTGCCCTGATACTTAATCTCCTATCCAAGTCCCCTTTTGCAATCAACTTCATTTCATATTCAAGTCTTTTAAACGGACCCACCAATCTATAAGAAAAGACTACAGCAAGAAATACAATGATAGATATATATCCGATTGTGAGAAATATTCCCAAAAACGGCGATTCAATTCTCATGTATGTGCTGAGACCCTTCGATATCAACTGCAAAAATATTCCGCTGAGCAGTGCAACAACAACAAGGATCGCGATGGTTATCTGAATTTCCTTTGTTACAAAATATCTCTGGGAAAATGTTTTTTTATTACTATCTTCCAAGTTTCCCTCAAAACTGCCGCGTTTACCCTGTAGAATTTGCTGGGTATAAAAATATAATCTTTTACTTCTGTTGTCAAGACTGTAAACTGAAACTAAATATTTCATTCAGTCTTTCAAGAAGCAGGTTATTGTCTGTTCTGTTTTTCACTGCTATCCTTAAAAACCCGTCGCCTAATCCAAAAGATGAACAATCCCTTACTGTAATTCCGTGTTTTAAAAGCAGTTCGCAAATCATCTTTGATGTAATGCCTTCTGCGGATATTTCTACCAAAAAATAATTTGCATTGGATGGATACAATCTTAAACCATATATTGAACCAAGTCCATCAAACAAAAATCTATGCTCTGACTCAAACCATCTCTTTGTGTCTAAAATATACTCTTTATCTTTAAGACCTTCAACAGCGCATACTCCAGCCGCTGTGTTAACAGACCACGGCTGCTGAAAAGAGGCAGTCCTTTTTACAATCT
This window encodes:
- a CDS encoding thermonuclease family protein encodes the protein MKKKSLFVVIIVSIISTIFYSYLKNEDTQAASHNLKDYLETEAYKIIDGDTIEIKNHSRVRYIGIDTPEIGQAFYEEAKDRNRKLVEGKKIKLVICKSEPRDKYGRILAWVYTGGSLVNAVLVKEGYARVFIISPCGIEKKEEFERYEREAIKGKIGIWSVDKKFAKDSKVISAIDASKYIGKVISVKGRVVGIFNTDKATFLNFGNDYKKDFTVVIFRKDKVKFNRNGITSFDLYKNKEIVVTGKIQEYNGPEIIVDNPSQIEVIKRR
- a CDS encoding methyl-accepting chemotaxis protein, with amino-acid sequence MEDSNKKTFSQRYFVTKEIQITIAILVVVALLSGIFLQLISKGLSTYMRIESPFLGIFLTIGYISIIVFLAVVFSYRLVGPFKRLEYEMKLIAKGDLDRRLSIRANDDLHVKEFTGYMNEMINNFEEMSTDYNKVNAVIDKGLDELMEIIASDKNDSSEIKDKIISLQTSIHEFREKW